Genomic DNA from Theobroma cacao cultivar B97-61/B2 chromosome 3, Criollo_cocoa_genome_V2, whole genome shotgun sequence:
AGGATCTTATTTGAGTCAATTCATATACTTCTTAACTTATTGTCACAATCTAATCCTACTAATGTACCAAAAATCTGTTCTATTATTAGTTGGAGACATGAGTAGTCCACTTTTTTATCTCAAAACACACATTTTGTCATGCACCAATGAATTAAACTTCCTTGCAGTTATGAGAATCATAAGTGCTATATCAGAGAAAACAGCAATACCCTAATGTGAAAATAGTGTAAAAGTAATAGGGAATGACTCCTGAGTAATGAGGACCGCGTCTTCAAATTTATAATGTCTTTCCTAAGTCCCCACCCTCTCAACCACTTGCATCAAGTCTATATATCATGCTttggatattttttttttttttgttaaactACAAGTTAGAACCACTATATAAAAACTAGAAGCATTATTACATATAGAAATTAAGAGTAAGGTCAAACAATTGCAAATGAGCTGGTTTTGCCCTTTAATAATAAAAGGGTAGAAGAATGGGAAAACACCAAATTATTTGAATCAATATTCTTGAGAGTGtataaatgtaaataaaaaacctCTTAACTCAATCATTCTACTACTAGTAACTAACCCAAAATTatcctaaaattaattaaagaattcAGGAAGATTTATGGACCTCTCTACAGGAAATCAAAGGAATAGGGTTTGCATTGTGGGCGTGGTCCATGGTCCCTTATCATCATCgcttatatttaattgtaagtCTCCTATAAAGCAAAGCATCCCCCTCTATGCATGTTTCTTAATTATTCTAATAAAAGGccccctttctctctctttttcaatCATCCATTTGCAAATCACAATTTGGCAACTCATAAGACGCTTCTCAAAAGGGAGTATTCTTTTTGAGTAAAATACATTAATACTTTtcaacttttaattataattacatatagatcaattaatatttaaaatgtatAATCCGTTTcaaaaaataccttttattgGATATATAAGTGTTACCACTAATCAACcgttaatatttttattaatttaataacgtcataatatttttaagataatcttatttttcattcatttaaaaagtgatcactttataaattataattttttatttttaaattttactctcttattaaaaaaaattatctttatttatatcTTGTCGACCGATCACCCCGTGGTGATTTATAAAAGAGAGTGTCATCAAtcgatttaaaaaaatatatatattttaaacatttcatatttAGATATTAACGCCATTTATACACTTCAAATGAACTATCCATTTGAATATTAATAGATCcacataaaattattatcaaaaattaaaaatatcaatttatttttcccttttattttcttttctgctTCCTACcgaaaagaaggaaaggaaaCCGAATATTATTACGTACGGATATGCCTTGTTCTTGCTTCTAGAAGCATATattctctttttgtttcttatgtTATTCTCATGTCtatttctctctttattttttcataaaataattgcgGATAGCCCTTTTTTTTGGGAGATTGGATTCTTTTTAACGCGGTTTTGTTATTCGCTATTTGTAATCCATCATACTCTTTTAACTTATCGTAAATGATCGAAACTCAAGATTATAATGGTTTTCTGTTTTCATCTCTTTCAgcaatcattattttttttttttgagcgCCTTGGTTCCCATTTCCAGTTTGTCTATTAAAGCCATAATTCATTGCATTTTATCATCACTAAATTCTATTCTCACACTTCCGGAATAAGAATTACAACAACAAGTAGAacgttttttcattttgaatcacTGAACTCGAactctttttaaatttaaatatttatatgctaTTTGAACTTGATTGAAAATTACTACTTAATATCTAAAATCGATTATTAGcattcataaaaaattcaaataaaagcCCGAAcgtgaaataaaaataaattcaaaattaatttttcttttaatcaaatcgaataatgtaaaatatccgattataaaataaatattgtcATCCTTATCTctattcttaaaattatgTTATGTTTGTTTGAAAAATTCAATGGCCATCGAACTTGAcctttttttctaaaatattaaaatcagcACCAcaaataacatcaaataattCCTTTATAGGTtactaaatgttgaaaattgaagcatATATGTCCAAAAATAGCCAAATCATGTCTGATTTGATCGGATTAGAGATTTACATGTTATatgcaaaaaaattgattatttgtaattttgataattatgtatcATACTCAATTTGTATAAATCACAGACTATTTCATATTTGTCATCacatttatcttttattataaattatgagCATGGAATCTCCGTGCATAATATTAGCTGAAAAATTTGTCTAATATAACATTACTATAAGCTTAAGTTTATAAAGTTAAGCAACTATAAGACAAAGATTTACTAATATAAGTAGGATTGAAGGCAAAATTAAGCAATGATTTTATCAGCGtccaaatataaatcaatgACAGACGAATTCCCAATGTATTCGCACAAAAAAAATCCATACAAAAACGAAAATAAAGGTAGATAAAGTCACGTGCTTTGCCACATAAGCGGGATGACCCCAGAGCCCCTCTTTGCTGTAAAACCAAGTGTCAAGTCTCAAAGATTCCACAGCAGCAATTCACTGTGGAAACAGCGCACACCTGATCATCACCCTCcgagaaaaatgatgaacgTAAACGGCgggggagaaaaaaaaaagtttcgaTACTTTTCACTCACACAGTACCTCCGAATCATCGACCGTTAAAATGCAAAGATTCCAGCGCAATCTGAACGAATCAATAAGCATCCCGTTAAAAAAATGACCCAACCAATGTTTAACGGTGCAAGATCCCTCACTAAAAGAAGGTTACACAATAGGCAAGCAACAGAGGAACAacaactttctttttcttgcagGATGGGCCCACCAAGTCACGAAGGCAAGTGCCACGTGGGGTGTATTCGCACGGCAATGACTCGCCTACGACCAGGGAGGTGCACCACTTCTCCGATGAGGATGCGTGCAGCGTGCCAAACAACTGCTTTTGCATTGAATTCCCATATCGAAAGAGAGGACCCCAAGCGGTGAGCCGGTCGTCAATGTTTGAGTGGATTCTAGGGAGAGATAAGGATTTTTGTGGGCCTTGTGGACCCCGCCCTAAGTTGCTGGCCCTGAAATTCTCATTTTACACGCGCCGCCAAGAGAGTGGCACTCTCAACGACGTTTACACAGTGCTGAAAGCACTGTAGCAACGACAAGTCTGAGAATTGCAATGCGAAAACCGCAAACATCACACGCTCTTCACCATTGCGTGAATTGCAGTCATGATGTACCAATACGAGTATTTGTACAATGTCCTTCGatctctattttattttattggaTTAAAAGTGAACTCATTTATATATTTCCAAGAAGCAAACCAAACTTTATTAATTACATGTGCCTATTAAGATATTGTACAATATTTACTTTTCAGTAGAATcaaatgttatatatatattctctttTCTTGACTAGGGTACAACCTAATGTACCGAAAAAAAACTAGGGTACAACCCAAATTTatgtattaattaaaatgtattAAATCTAGATGCAGAGGAACAAGAAAAAGACACCTGCCACTCACCTATAATTTTCCTTTATGTGGTGataacaaatataaaattcaacatttaccaaactattttaattacaaccaattaattattatgaaaaaaagTAGAATTATGGACATTAATATGGCTTTTCGTGCATGTATGTATTCACAAATATtcaaaaaggttttttttctttggaaaattcaaaatctcatacaattattcaaaaaggttaataagaaaaattttaacaaaatatcGAATAGAATTCATTTAAATTGATAGTTAATACATTGAAAAAATGATTATCCTTTCTCAAATCATAAGAAtactaaaagaaaaacattcaaatgaataataaaaaatcaaacaatacaaattatcatcttttattgatgtagttttttttttagttatcAGCAAATAAGTATATTTTAAGATTACAATATTagataatattttcttttaatatattactattcatacattaattatcaataattgtatttaatatatataaaaaaatgacccattttccttttcagtCCGGCCATTGAATACACTAATAGCCCAACTTCAAGGCAACAGTTCGAAATTAGTCCAGTTGCAGACATGCAACGACAATATTCGCGAGTGCACATTGGAGTGATTATGCGCCCTTTAAGGGAGCGATGAGTCCCGAAGATGTCACCGAAGAAAACACAGTACCCAATTAGATTTCGAGTACAAAATTGACGAAGCAGAGCGAGTAGGATAATTTGGAAGCATAGGAAGCATCCCCCTTACGACTGCCACATTGCGCTGGCCCCCCGCCCCGCCCCCCCCCCCTTTTGACATTTTCACAAAGtcaaagaaaaagcaaaagtgGGGAAATTAAAACCCATGAACCCCAAAAggccaaaaaaataataaagaaagaaaaatcactATTTCCCTCGCCTTTTGTTTTGCTGGATGGAATAcacatctttcttttttgtttttcttttttcatgtataaataattaagaattaCCAAGTCAGTGCACAACCATTTCCTCTCTCTTCTTACTCCGTCTAATAGTTTtatgcttctttttcttttttttgtatcttttctctctctaatattgtttctttctttcacaCCTAAAAGAAAGTCAGCGCCGTCCTTTCTGCCTTCTCTGCCTGTCTCTCCTTTCTGCCCAATTTGCTTCAGAAAACGCAGAGTCAAGATTGGGTTTTTGAAAGTTTCTAGGTTGATTGGGGTTCTGGAAATGGCTGAGGATTGGGATCTTTATGCAGTGGTGAGGAGCTGTTCGTCTGCTGCCAATACCACCGCCACAGCAAGCAATGATTTCACGAATGAGAACGGTAGTAGTTGTCGTGAGGACCCTTTGGCTTGCTTGGCTTCTTTGAAGTTTGAGGAAGAAGATGACCTGTTTTCATTTCCTAATCTTTCACAGCTTAGGAAAAGTGGTTCTTTGCAAGATTCTTACAAGCCCTTTTTGCCATACGCCGACCCCACCACCACCAGCACTAATCAAGGTATAGATCCCAGCTCTTCAAGTTCTGTTCCTGGAGGATCTAGTGGCCAACATCATCAGCATCAAAGGTTGAAACAGCAGCAGGAACAACCCACCACCACCAGCATCGGGATTAGCCCTCCATTGACCCCCACCTCCGCTCCTATTTTTGCTTTTGGCCAATCTGGAAACCAGCAACCACCGCAACATGTACAGGAACAACCACAACCGCAGCAGCAAAATCCATTACACCGACAGCATCAGCTGCAACAACGGGTTCAACAGCAAGAGGGTCAAAGACCTGCTGCTATCCTTCCTTTACGGAACATGAATTCTCAGGCTCCAAGATCAAGAAAGAGGTAAACGGCTGGGTCTTGTTAACTTGTGTATTCAGTTTTTGGTTTAAACGATTGAAGCTTTGCAGCATTTCCCTGACTAAAAATCCTCCATTTTTCTCGTCTTGCAGGAAGAACCAGCAGAAGAGAACCGTATGCCATGTAGCAGTAGATAATTTGTCATCAGATCCGTGGGCATGGCGTAAGTACGGACAGAAGCCCATCAAAGGCTCCCCCTATCCGAGGTTAACTTCCGTACCCTTCGATGTTTCtttcattactttttcttttgcctttttttttaaaaaccaAAATCCTACTATTTGTACCAAACAGTGTCTGAAGATGAATATTTTTGGTTTCTTCAGAAACTACTATAGGTGCAGCAGCTCGAAAGGGTGCGCAGCAAGAAAACAAGTGGAGCGAAGCAATTTCGATCCCAACATCTTTATTGTTACCTACACGGGCGACCACACGCACCCTAGGCCCACCCATCGGAACTCTCTCGCTGGCAGTACTCGAAACAAGCTATCAACCATTCAAAAGGCCGCAAGCAAAGATTCTGCCCCGGAAGCCTTGCCTAGTGCTTCTTGCTCCTCTCCTCGCTCCGCCACGAGCCTCTCTCCCACAACCCCACTTTCAGCTCCTGAAGACGCCGCCGCTCCCCAACACAACACTGATGATATTAATGGAGGTGAAGAAGAGAGCGTTGACATGACTCTTGAAACGGCTCTGGATGGAGAAAGCGATGAAGATGATGACCCTCTGATTCCCAACGATCATGTAGATGAAGATCTCTTCAAGGGACTGGAAGAACTCGTTGGTGGTGCTGACGCTGGGAGTACTAGTAGTGGATTAGGAACCAGCCCGGCCTTTGGTGATGACTTTCCTTCTTGGGGCAGTGGTAACTCCACCGCCGCCGCTGGTGGTGGCTGCTAAAcggattttctttttaattattggtattatttttgtatactaaatatataatagtataaaaatttttttggttggGTACAGAGAAGGAATACTCGGATTTTATGTAACTTCCccctcctttctttttttttttacctctCTCCAACAAAAATACAGAAAGAGAAAGCCTATTTTCCACCTTCAATTCCGTATATAACATTATAAGAATCCTATGCATGCAGTTTCATTT
This window encodes:
- the LOC18507032 gene encoding probable WRKY transcription factor 27 isoform X1; translated protein: MLLFLFFVSFLSLILFLSFTPKRKSAPSFLPSLPVSPFCPICFRKRRVKIGFLKVSRLIGVLEMAEDWDLYAVVRSCSSAANTTATASNDFTNENGSSCREDPLACLASLKFEEEDDLFSFPNLSQLRKSGSLQDSYKPFLPYADPTTTSTNQGIDPSSSSSVPGGSSGQHHQHQRLKQQQEQPTTTSIGISPPLTPTSAPIFAFGQSGNQQPPQHVQEQPQPQQQNPLHRQHQLQQRVQQQEGQRPAAILPLRNMNSQAPRSRKRKNQQKRTVCHVAVDNLSSDPWAWRKYGQKPIKGSPYPRNYYRCSSSKGCAARKQVERSNFDPNIFIVTYTGDHTHPRPTHRNSLAGSTRNKLSTIQKAASKDSAPEALPSASCSSPRSATSLSPTTPLSAPEDAAAPQHNTDDINGGEEESVDMTLETALDGESDEDDDPLIPNDHVDEDLFKGLEELVGGADAGSTSSGLGTSPAFGDDFPSWGSGNSTAAAGGGC
- the LOC18507032 gene encoding probable WRKY transcription factor 27 isoform X2 → MISRMRTLRKSGSLQDSYKPFLPYADPTTTSTNQGIDPSSSSSVPGGSSGQHHQHQRLKQQQEQPTTTSIGISPPLTPTSAPIFAFGQSGNQQPPQHVQEQPQPQQQNPLHRQHQLQQRVQQQEGQRPAAILPLRNMNSQAPRSRKRKNQQKRTVCHVAVDNLSSDPWAWRKYGQKPIKGSPYPRNYYRCSSSKGCAARKQVERSNFDPNIFIVTYTGDHTHPRPTHRNSLAGSTRNKLSTIQKAASKDSAPEALPSASCSSPRSATSLSPTTPLSAPEDAAAPQHNTDDINGGEEESVDMTLETALDGESDEDDDPLIPNDHVDEDLFKGLEELVGGADAGSTSSGLGTSPAFGDDFPSWGSGNSTAAAGGGC